One Danio rerio strain Tuebingen ecotype United States chromosome 7, GRCz12tu, whole genome shotgun sequence genomic window, aactcattaagaaaataaactcaacccttttagaccatgcgccgaagtgcaaggcagatttcccgtccttaaattagcaaaaacacgttctgacacgccctgaaagcgtttgcgccctgcgttttgcgctttgcgcatggaccgtcaaaatagagcctgtAGTCTGTCAGGATCAGATCGAACACCAAAACAGAGGCCGATCAGCCTAAGATGTGTGAACATTCAAACATACCAAAAAGGTAAAGATCATGAGGTTATACACACACGGCTGCAGCACGTTACAAACACTATACAGTATAAGCAATGCTTCCATTAATGCTCAGTCTTGCTTCACTGTTGTGTGCATTACTCAGTGTTATTCTGTTATGAGTTCATGAAAATAATATTCAGCTCACCCTTCAATGAGAGATTAACAGCAGAGGTTGATTGTGATGAGTTTGGTCTTTCAGATCTCTGTCCTCTACACCAGTACTGACCCTGATCAGACTCAGCAGCTCCTCTGATAGTGAGAGTGTCTCTGTTTACAGTGTAATGACCATCAGACTGTAACTTTACACTGTTTCTGTCTGTATACCACTCATATGTCCAGTCACTGTGATCAGACTCAATCACACACGTCAGATTGACTGTCTCTCCAGTGAATACAGCACTGTCTGGTGTCACAGTCACTGTAGATCTGGGTGAAGCTGAGGAGGAAGACAAAAACACAATTTTGTTAAGCTAACATTTTGTTATCTAATATTAATGATTTTCTCTGTTGTTTCACTATATCTGCTCTGTTCTTTAGTGCTGTCTATAGTTTTGTCCTTATTGTTTTTTGGTCCTCAAACACCTCTGACCCTCATTTACTCAGTTTAATATTTGTGCTGTAATATTGCTGTGCTGTATTGTATTTTATAGACACAGAAAACAGTATAGTGATCATccttattaatacatttttccgACTGGAACAATCTCCCTTCTACAGAACCCCGGAAgcgacgtagtggaggagaaaaaaaatggctgggtgaaaaaaaaaaaatgggtgaaagaaaaaaatgggtggggaggaaaatattgtttttgcgttctctcgcaaagttttgcgttatctcgcaaagatgttttgcgttctctcgcaaaactgtttctccacaaacacttcctgttcacttcactcatgtaaaccctcccgtttttgacgaaattctcccgtattttactatTCTACCctactttctttacattactgtgcgtcgatcgtcgcctttcactttgcaacctctgaaccagtgaatgcatgtataagcgctgactgacagacgcgctctgtacaataaactgatcatagatcagcttctgtacgcataaaataaaaaaaaaatatgtataaaacataaataaaaatgtcttgtCTAAGATgttcaaacactgaacatctttctatatttaggctgctttatttatttatttatttaagactacttatttgtactaaatgttttcatttagttgtcttttacttcttcaattctattttcgaaaacgaatcctctttgcacttaaagtttacagtaaagcatgttaacaaattttaaatgattaatgaaggaattataatgctttgacttattgtttaatatcatttacatgcacagtagcatatttaaagctgctgtatgggctatttctgtccgttcgcatcctgtccctttgcgccccctggcggctcattcacaaactgcggcaGAAACAGAGCGGCACCCATTTCAAACGGCAGCGGTATATGCTGCGGCATTAAAAGCCACTtcgaactctcacctactgtgtgtgtgtgtgtgtgtatatatatatgtagcagATGTTTTGCATTAAGCCTTGGTGTACGCCCATTACTAACTGCGGGTTAAGAGGTGTATAAAAGCCTGGCGGAGAATAGTGGAAGTTGCGTCATCGTCCAGCTGACTCCCTGTGGTGGGTGTGTAACTGCCGTGCGTTTGGTATGTAGTGGCTGTTTAAGCCTTATTTTCGCTTTCGTTTCAAATTGTGTTGGGTTTGATTCAGTTTTTCTTGCTCTGGAAGGCTGGTGTCTGTTCGGTTGCTGTTGCACCATAGAGTGGCTACTGTGAGGCGTTGTGAGCTTTGAGAAGTCGCGTTTCCTAGAGCTGAACTCTCCCTCGTGATTCTGTTGACACTTATGCGCGTTCCCGCGACTGCTGTCTTCCCAATCGGTAAGTAGGGCGCTACCGCTCGTACATTCTGTGCATATCAAACTACTAGGAGTAGAAACTGATTTCTGTTATATTTTCTAGTTAGTTATTAGTACGGACGCCTGGCTTTGCCGGAGGGATGACTGGCATCTCGTGTAGCGATTGCACTGTGGATTGAGCGTCTTCACCTGCCCTTGACACCTACTGGatgctgctgttttgtttctgttaatttagttttgattctcttttgtttctgttaatttagttttgattctgttttgtttctgttaatttagttttgattctgttttgtttctgttaattcagttttgattctcttttgtttctgttaattgctttttgttttgtcgtTTATTTATTTTCGGTGCTTTTGtatcagtgttttttttgttttgcatatgttttgattgttttttttctacatttacaAAAATGGGAACACATAAAACAAGTGTTGTCTAACTGACTGCTTGGCTTTGCTTCTATACCTGCATTCTGGTGCGTTGTCCTGTTCCAATATTGTGACCTTGTGCTCTAACTTTTACTACATACTGTTTGGGATTCTTTTTAGCGGGGGCCTGTCACCTCCGTGCCCCTGGGCGGCTGGTAGCTGCTTAAGTAGTCTGTTTTTGATACCCCTTTGAGCCCATTTAATATtgtgttttcttaaatgttttatttccttTCTAATTGTGGTTTTCTTCTCTCCCTAGGAGCTGGGGGTGTCTAGTACGGGCAGTCGGGCTGCTGTGTGGCGTGGCTCTTTTGATGTATTAGTCTTTTGCTCACTTGTGTGCATTGAAGTTCACTGTGTGGTGTTTTTGGAATCTAAGAGTGTGCACGTGTGAATTTGTGGGTCATTCTCGGGCCCAGTGCCTAGCCTGCCCGACTTTAGTAAGCCCCAGTTCCTGCGGTTGGATGaggatttgtttttttgtattttgtaaccgCCTTCTAGTGCCTTTTTAAAGCACATGTGcctgtcattttaatatttgtagTCCAATGAGAAGTGCATTGTAATAAAAGGAACTCTATTTTTCTACATCCACGTCTCATTCCCTTATTGTCAGAGATACGAACCTGTGTTTTTTGTCCCAGGTAATGTACTGGGTGGCGTAGTCGAGCTCTAATTGCAATAGGTTGTGTTAATTCGGCCGCAGTGTGCCAGTTATTGTATTGGTCTGGCTACCAACAAAAAGCCTTATCCCCCCCCCTTCgcgccacatatatatatatatatatatatatatatatatatatatatatatatatatatacacaccgtgtatatgtattgttttaaaaGGATCGATTTAGTATCGATATCGAAAAAACCCCAAAAACAAACTATACCCAACCCTAGTTGTTTGGTGTATTTACGTTATGATGTGTTGTACTCTGTTTGCTTTATGAACTTTTTAGGGAcccccttgaaaatgagatgattcatctcaaagggctatcccattcaataaataaattcaaataaagatCAGAAAATATTCATGCCAGCATTttcaaataatgtattttaataataactaaCAAACATAGAAATTCAAAAGTGTTGCCTTTGTGGTTCACTTTTATGTAATGTGACATTATCATTCCTACTAAATATGATTATGATTTTATAGATGATTTTATGAGTATGATAGATGAGTTTTATTTCTATACATGACAGattgttctgtttttgtattgCAGTTTTTTATGTAAAGGCCATATCCCTTAAAGGTCGTCACTACAGGATGTAACAATCCAGAATCACCAGAGAAAACACAACCCATGTGAGACGTGAGTGTGCTGTGTAAAACCCACAATCTGTTGATTGgctattaaaattttaattttaaagttttgGAGGGCAACGATATTCACCTTACCCTTCACTGAGAGATGAACAACTTCTGAATAGTCGGTTGATCCTTCATTTTTGAGTCCTCTACACCAGTACTGACCCTGATCAGACTCAGCAGCTCCTCTGATAGTGAGAGTGTCTCTGTTTACAGGGTAATGACCATCAGACTGTAACTTTATATAGTCTTTATACCACTCATATGTCCAGTCACTGTAAGACTCAATCACACACGTCAGATTGACTGTCTCTCCAGTGAATACAGCACTGACTGGTGTCACAGTCACTGTAGGTTTGTGTCCTGTCAAGAAAGACAAAATAAACTGAATGAAACAACTCTttctgataaaataaataaataaataaattgacagcTGTTTATACTGATTTCTGCAGTTCTGCACCCCTGGTCGGTCAGTTCTTCAGTAATAAAAAGAGCCGATCCGAATTTAGTAATAGATGCAGTTTGAAAACCTCTGTAAGGCACTGTTTGGCACCCCTCATATGGTAGTCCAGGGTTGTAACACTCATCGTCGCTAGCTTAAAAGATTTCCGGCACCAGCAGCAGTAGGCATCGTGCTCATTTCCTGGCACAGGCTTGACCCAAATGTAATTCAGATTCCTTGGCCACAGCGGGTTAAACCACCACTTTCCCATTTTAGCCGACAAACTAGACTAGCGACTATCTTGTTCTGCACCTCATTTGCTTAGTAACCACAGTAATGCAAGCTTTCGTACTTTCTGCCGACGTGGAGCGCGAGGTGCACTCAACGTTACGCTGCATGAATTTTTAATTAgcctaattttaattttaatttagaatgctccagcgttcttctgtggagagaggagaaccttaaaaaaggacaaccatctgtgcagcaatccaccaatcaggcctgtatggtagagtggccagaggGAAGCCACTCTctacctggaatttgccaaaaggaatctgaaggactctcagaccattaGAAACTAAATTctgtggtctgatgagactaaaattgaattctttggagtgaatgccaggcgttacgtttggagaaaaccaggcaccgctcatcaccaggctaataccatccctacagtgaagcatggtggtggcagcatcatgctctgGGGATGTTTTtttgcagcagga contains:
- the LOC110439918 gene encoding junctional adhesion molecule A-like isoform X1; protein product: MGSSALALLLLLISILHAGFTRGHKPTVTVTPVSAVFTGETVNLTCVIESYSDWTYEWYKDYIKLQSDGHYPVNRDTLTIRGAAESDQGQYWCRGLKNEGSTDYSEVVHLSVKASPRSTVTVTPDSAVFTGETVNLTCVIESDHSDWTYEWYTDRNSVKLQSDGHYTVNRDTLTIRGAAESDQGQYWCRGQRSERPNSSQSTSAVNLSLKADFYKDGSLIQNQTGEMSIPTVSKSDEGFYYCETKRGESPHSWISVRALSSSPLVVGVSVGLTVFLLLILLVLLLRHKKKRDQDRNNPVPTRSGEYQLVNFPLQSEPVSDVTYSEVVVKKQQSMDKADIMPESTNVTYSEIRY
- the LOC110439918 gene encoding cell adhesion molecule CEACAM5-like isoform X2, with the protein product MGSSALALLLLLISILHAGFTRGHKPTVTVTPVSAVFTGETVNLTCVIESYSDWTYEWYKDYIKLQSDGHYPVNRDTLTIRGAAESDQGQYWCRGLKNEGSTDYSEVVHLSVKASPRSTVTVTPDSAVFTGETVNLTCVIESDHSDWTYEWYTDRNSVKLQSDGHYTVNRDTLTIRGAAESDQGQYWCRGQRSERPNSSQSTSAVNLSLKEPVSDVTYSEVVVKKQQSMDKADIMPESTNVTYSEIRY